A single region of the Thermococcus zilligii AN1 genome encodes:
- a CDS encoding Maf-like protein: MLVLASASPRRREILARFIKEFAVIPSNADEKCSLTDPEEVALELARRKAREVHSRAGGTVIGADTVVSVEGRILGKPKNENEAYEMLKLLSGRVHRVTTGYCIIHGGREHCGAVVTEVKFRELDDGIIKAYIATGEPMDKAGAYGIQGLGGLFVEWIKGDYYNVVGFPMEIIWKLRELGFEVISR, from the coding sequence ATGCTGGTGCTTGCCTCGGCTTCACCGAGAAGGAGGGAGATACTGGCGAGGTTCATAAAGGAATTTGCCGTGATACCAAGCAACGCCGACGAGAAGTGCTCCCTCACCGATCCCGAAGAGGTGGCACTGGAGCTGGCCAGGAGAAAGGCGAGGGAAGTCCACTCCAGGGCTGGCGGAACGGTCATTGGGGCCGACACCGTCGTGAGCGTGGAGGGGAGGATTCTCGGTAAGCCGAAGAATGAGAACGAGGCCTACGAAATGCTAAAACTCCTCAGCGGCAGGGTTCACAGGGTCACGACGGGCTACTGCATAATCCACGGGGGAAGGGAGCACTGCGGGGCAGTGGTCACGGAGGTTAAGTTCCGCGAGCTGGACGACGGGATCATCAAGGCTTACATAGCCACGGGCGAGCCGATGGACAAGGCGGGGGCCTACGGGATACAGGGGCTCGGGGGCCTCTTCGTCGAGTGGATAAAGGGGGACTACTACAACGTCGTGGGCTTCCCGATGGAGATAATCTGGAAGCTCAGGGAGCTGGGCTTTGAGGTCATATCACGGTGA